One genomic segment of bacterium includes these proteins:
- the fsa gene encoding fructose-6-phosphate aldolase: MKFFIDTADLDEIRDALSMGVLDGVTTNPSLMARAGRKDTDKLLKEICDLVEGPVSGEVVALDAAGMIKEGRRLSGLSEHLVVKIPLTIDGLKATRALSDEGIPVNMTLCFSVSQALLAAKAGAAYVSPFVGRLDDISQDGMGLIEDIVEVYEKYEIGTEIIVASVRHPDHVVRAALLGADIATIPHKVIKQLVQHPLTDQGIAAFMKDWNKLQG, encoded by the coding sequence ATGAAGTTCTTCATCGACACCGCCGACCTCGACGAGATCCGCGACGCCCTGTCGATGGGCGTGCTGGACGGCGTCACGACCAACCCCAGCCTGATGGCCCGCGCCGGCCGCAAGGACACCGACAAGCTGTTGAAGGAGATCTGCGACCTGGTCGAGGGGCCGGTCTCGGGCGAGGTCGTCGCGCTCGACGCCGCGGGGATGATCAAGGAGGGCCGGCGCCTGTCCGGGCTCAGCGAGCACCTCGTGGTGAAGATCCCGTTGACCATCGACGGCCTGAAGGCGACCCGCGCCCTGTCCGACGAGGGCATCCCCGTCAACATGACGCTGTGCTTCTCGGTCAGCCAGGCGCTGCTGGCCGCCAAGGCGGGCGCCGCCTACGTGTCGCCCTTCGTCGGCCGGCTGGACGATATCAGCCAGGACGGCATGGGCCTGATCGAGGACATCGTCGAGGTCTACGAGAAGTACGAGATCGGCACCGAGATCATCGTGGCCAGCGTGCGCCACCCCGACCACGTGGTGCGGGCCGCCCTGCTGGGCGCCGACATCGCCACGATCCCCCACAAGGTCATCAAGCAGCTCGTCCAGCACCCGCTGACCGACCAGGGGATCGCCGCCTTCATGAAGGACTGGAACAAGCTGCAGGGCTGA
- the purB gene encoding adenylosuccinate lyase: MIPRYETPAMLAIWSNRRKLEIWQEVEVVVCEVRADRGEIPPEAARLIRERAAFDEARVLEIEETVQHDVIAFLTNLGEHIGPESRHVHEGMTSSDLTDTAFAVQLHESGLVLRAALVALMATVKARALEHQDTVMVGRSHGIHAEPTTFGLKLLVYWSALRRSLRRLDAAIEEVTVGQISGAVGTMAHLDPEVEAETMRRLGLAVAPVATQVLQRDRHAAFLNALALAGATLEQMAVEIRNLQRTDVHEVEEPFGAGQKGSSAMPHKKNPIVSERITGMARLLRGYAHTAMENVALWHERDISHSSVERIIFPDACHLLHYMLQKMTWLVAGLVVFPERMLENMDRARGMVYSQTVLLALVRAGATREDAYAAVQRCAMRVWDEGADFREALRSDPVVSDRLTAADLDRCFDPAWHRRHVGQLFARTLAQE; the protein is encoded by the coding sequence GTGATTCCCCGTTACGAAACCCCGGCCATGCTCGCCATCTGGTCGAACCGCCGCAAGCTGGAGATCTGGCAGGAGGTCGAAGTCGTCGTCTGCGAGGTCCGCGCCGACCGCGGCGAGATCCCCCCCGAGGCGGCCCGGCTCATCCGCGAGCGGGCCGCTTTCGACGAGGCGCGGGTGCTGGAGATCGAAGAGACCGTCCAGCACGACGTCATCGCCTTCCTGACGAACCTCGGCGAACACATCGGCCCCGAGTCGCGCCACGTTCACGAGGGGATGACCAGCTCCGACCTCACCGACACGGCCTTCGCCGTGCAGCTCCACGAGTCGGGCCTGGTGCTGCGGGCGGCCCTGGTCGCGCTGATGGCGACGGTCAAGGCCCGCGCCCTGGAGCACCAGGACACCGTCATGGTCGGGCGCAGCCACGGCATCCACGCCGAGCCCACCACCTTCGGCCTGAAGCTGCTGGTGTACTGGTCGGCCCTGCGGCGCTCGCTGCGCCGCCTGGACGCGGCCATCGAGGAGGTCACCGTCGGGCAGATCTCCGGCGCGGTGGGGACCATGGCGCACCTCGACCCCGAGGTCGAGGCCGAGACCATGCGGCGCCTGGGCCTGGCGGTCGCCCCGGTGGCGACGCAGGTGCTGCAGCGCGACCGCCACGCGGCCTTCCTGAACGCGCTGGCCCTGGCCGGCGCGACGCTGGAGCAGATGGCCGTCGAGATCCGCAACCTGCAGCGCACCGACGTCCACGAGGTCGAGGAGCCGTTCGGCGCGGGCCAGAAGGGCTCCTCGGCGATGCCCCACAAGAAGAACCCCATCGTCAGCGAGCGGATCACCGGCATGGCCCGCCTGCTGCGCGGCTACGCCCACACCGCGATGGAGAACGTCGCGCTCTGGCACGAGCGCGACATCAGCCACAGCAGCGTCGAGCGGATCATCTTCCCCGACGCCTGCCACCTCCTGCACTACATGCTGCAGAAGATGACCTGGCTGGTCGCGGGGCTGGTCGTGTTCCCGGAGCGCATGCTCGAGAACATGGACCGCGCCCGGGGCATGGTCTACAGCCAGACGGTGCTGCTGGCGCTGGTGCGCGCCGGCGCCACGCGCGAGGACGCCTACGCCGCGGTGCAGCGCTGCGCGATGCGCGTCTGGGACGAGGGGGCCGACTTCCGCGAGGCCCTGCGGAGCGACCCGGTCGTGTCCGACAGGCTGACGGCGGCCGACCTGGACCGCTGCTTCGACCCGGCCTGGCACCGCCGCCACGTCGGGCAGCTGTTCGCGAGGACCCTGGCTCAGGAATAG
- the truA gene encoding tRNA pseudouridine(38-40) synthase TruA, translated as MDRTARIDLAYDGTDFHGWQWQLDLRTVQGVLALMLERLLGRPCMPPGAGRTDAGVHALRQTSHARGLNADEVARLVRVLPRFAPRDVQVLDVREVSPAFHARFSARWRRYEYRLDLEGDLFRRRFAWCPGEPLDRDAMDAACLLFRGRRDCSSLCKTASLNPTNDCDVTDCRLEWAEGSAILHVRADRFLHHMVRTMTGVLVDVGAGRRRPEDVTAILEARDRRVAGGMAPACGLYLAGVGYPPELDDPDHPGDPAETATPEATP; from the coding sequence TTGGACCGCACCGCGCGCATCGACCTGGCCTACGACGGCACGGACTTCCACGGCTGGCAGTGGCAGCTCGACCTGCGCACCGTCCAGGGCGTGCTGGCCCTCATGCTGGAGCGGCTGCTCGGACGGCCCTGCATGCCGCCGGGCGCCGGCCGCACCGACGCCGGGGTCCACGCCCTGCGGCAGACCTCCCACGCCCGGGGCCTGAACGCCGACGAGGTGGCGCGCCTGGTGCGCGTCCTGCCCCGCTTCGCGCCGCGCGACGTGCAGGTGCTGGACGTGCGCGAGGTGAGCCCCGCGTTCCACGCGCGCTTCTCGGCGCGCTGGCGCCGCTACGAGTACCGCCTCGACCTGGAGGGCGACCTGTTCCGCCGCCGCTTCGCCTGGTGCCCCGGCGAGCCGCTGGACCGCGACGCCATGGACGCCGCCTGCCTCCTGTTCCGCGGCCGTCGCGACTGCAGCAGCCTGTGCAAGACGGCGTCGCTCAACCCGACCAACGACTGCGACGTGACCGATTGCCGCTTGGAGTGGGCCGAGGGCTCGGCTATCCTGCACGTCCGGGCCGACCGCTTCCTGCACCACATGGTGCGCACGATGACCGGCGTGCTGGTGGACGTGGGCGCGGGCAGGCGCCGCCCCGAGGACGTCACGGCGATCCTGGAGGCCCGCGACCGGCGCGTCGCCGGCGGGATGGCTCCGGCCTGCGGCCTGTACCTGGCCGGCGTCGGCTACCCGCCCGAGCTCGATGACCCCGACCACCCTGGAGATCCTGCCGAAACCGCGACCCCGGAGGCGACCCCATGA
- a CDS encoding trypsin-like peptidase domain-containing protein, producing the protein MRKAPVWTGIVIGLLFGLLLGSAFLLGRRTVAPATVADGRDTVVVREVPVGSPAAIEQGRRNAIVTATERVAPTVVSINAIQHRTVTRTLAPRGWEYFERFYPGMFPQRAFRQDVSNLGSGVIVSKQGHILTNVHVVENADELLVSLHDGRQFTAQVLEMVPTWDLALLQIAGEVPSDLPTAVMAAEDTRLYIGEWAIAIGSPFGYLLADTQPTVTVGVVSAVNRDIKRTGSDQQIFLGMIQTDAAINPGNSGGPLVNSSGEVVGINTFIFTESGGSIGLGFAVPIDRARWILREVDQYGYFRRAYVGFGILPVNDAIAKALGMDEAHGFVVRDVTTGSPAAKAGLVPYDVLLTINGIELADVDTFNRLVYEAKVGTRLEFTAIRDGRRFSGTIVLEEDPQRRRNAAS; encoded by the coding sequence GTGCGCAAGGCGCCCGTCTGGACCGGCATCGTCATCGGCCTGCTGTTCGGCCTGCTGCTGGGCTCGGCCTTCCTGCTGGGCCGCCGGACCGTCGCGCCCGCGACGGTCGCCGACGGCCGCGACACGGTCGTGGTGCGCGAGGTCCCGGTCGGCTCGCCGGCCGCGATCGAGCAGGGACGGCGCAACGCCATCGTCACGGCCACCGAGCGGGTCGCGCCCACGGTGGTCAGCATCAACGCCATCCAGCACCGGACGGTCACGCGCACGCTCGCCCCGCGCGGCTGGGAGTACTTCGAGCGCTTCTACCCCGGCATGTTCCCGCAGCGCGCTTTCCGCCAGGACGTCTCGAACCTGGGTTCGGGCGTCATCGTCTCGAAGCAGGGCCACATCCTGACCAACGTCCACGTGGTCGAGAACGCGGACGAGCTGCTCGTCTCGCTCCACGACGGCCGGCAGTTCACGGCCCAGGTGCTGGAGATGGTGCCGACCTGGGACCTGGCGCTGCTGCAGATCGCCGGCGAGGTGCCGTCGGACCTGCCGACGGCGGTCATGGCCGCCGAGGACACGCGCCTCTACATCGGGGAGTGGGCCATCGCCATCGGCTCGCCCTTCGGCTACCTGCTGGCCGACACGCAGCCGACGGTGACCGTCGGGGTGGTCAGCGCCGTCAACCGCGACATCAAGCGCACCGGTTCGGACCAGCAGATCTTCCTGGGCATGATCCAGACCGACGCCGCGATCAACCCCGGCAACAGCGGCGGCCCGCTGGTCAACAGCAGCGGCGAGGTCGTCGGCATCAACACCTTCATCTTCACCGAGAGCGGCGGCAGCATCGGCCTCGGCTTCGCCGTGCCCATCGACCGCGCCCGCTGGATCCTGCGCGAGGTGGACCAGTACGGCTACTTCCGCCGCGCCTACGTCGGCTTCGGCATCCTGCCGGTCAACGACGCCATCGCCAAGGCGCTGGGCATGGACGAGGCCCACGGCTTCGTCGTGCGCGACGTGACGACGGGCTCGCCGGCGGCCAAGGCGGGCCTGGTCCCCTACGACGTGCTGCTGACGATCAACGGCATCGAACTGGCCGACGTCGACACCTTCAACCGGCTGGTCTACGAGGCCAAGGTCGGCACCCGGCTGGAGTTCACGGCCATCCGCGACGGGCGGCGCTTTTCCGGGACGATCGTCCTGGAGGAGGACCCGCAGCGGCGGCGGAACGCGGCCTCCTGA
- a CDS encoding aspartate-semialdehyde dehydrogenase: protein MRTALLGATGLVGRTMLTMLETRDWVDEPPLLLTSARSAGTTLTFRGRAVVCADAASAGLDGVRMALFSAGGAASRTYAPRFAQAGSWVIDNSSAWRMDPDVPLVVPEINPAALPQRPGIIANPNCSTIQVAAAVAPLQRAFGLKACHVTTMQSASGAGGRARQALAVELSSCLPGLREGHASPAVTGTGAFPRRLALNVLPEIGAALPDGSFEEEAKVGRELRKILGLPQLAVTCLATRVPVWTGHAAAVRCVCGRSAPRDEVVAALRAAPGLVVAESPHGYATPLEADGADPVFVGRVRGEEGRPEVVLLWVVADNVRKGAALNAVQIADLLAARSRSV from the coding sequence ATGCGCACCGCCCTGCTCGGCGCCACCGGTCTGGTGGGCCGCACCATGCTCACGATGCTCGAGACCCGCGACTGGGTCGACGAGCCGCCGCTGCTGCTGACCAGCGCCCGCTCGGCGGGCACGACCCTGACGTTCCGCGGCCGTGCGGTGGTCTGCGCCGACGCCGCCTCCGCGGGCCTCGACGGCGTGCGGATGGCCCTGTTCAGCGCCGGGGGCGCCGCCAGCCGCACCTACGCGCCGCGCTTCGCGCAGGCCGGGTCGTGGGTCATCGACAATTCCTCGGCCTGGCGGATGGACCCCGACGTGCCGCTGGTGGTGCCGGAGATCAACCCCGCCGCCCTGCCGCAGCGCCCGGGGATCATCGCCAACCCGAACTGCTCCACGATCCAGGTGGCCGCCGCGGTGGCGCCCCTGCAGCGGGCCTTCGGCCTGAAGGCCTGCCACGTCACCACCATGCAGTCGGCCTCCGGCGCGGGCGGGCGCGCCCGCCAGGCGCTGGCCGTCGAGCTGTCGTCCTGCCTGCCCGGCCTGCGCGAGGGGCACGCCTCGCCCGCGGTGACCGGCACCGGCGCCTTCCCCCGCCGCCTCGCCTTGAACGTGCTGCCGGAGATCGGCGCCGCCCTGCCCGACGGCAGCTTCGAGGAAGAGGCCAAGGTCGGGCGCGAGCTGCGCAAGATCCTCGGCCTGCCGCAGCTCGCGGTGACCTGCCTGGCCACGCGCGTCCCGGTCTGGACCGGGCACGCGGCCGCGGTGCGCTGCGTCTGCGGGCGGTCCGCGCCGCGCGACGAGGTGGTCGCCGCCCTGCGCGCCGCCCCCGGGCTGGTCGTGGCCGAGTCGCCGCACGGCTACGCCACGCCGCTGGAGGCCGACGGCGCCGATCCGGTCTTCGTCGGGCGCGTGCGCGGGGAGGAGGGCCGCCCCGAGGTGGTCCTGCTGTGGGTCGTGGCCGACAACGTGCGCAAGGGCGCGGCCCTGAACGCCGTGCAGATCGCCGACCTGCTGGCCGCGCGTTCTCGGAGCGTTTGA